Proteins from one Sarcophilus harrisii chromosome 2, mSarHar1.11, whole genome shotgun sequence genomic window:
- the ENTR1 gene encoding endosome-associated-trafficking regulator 1, translating into MSGYSRRTGLTPLSRARSLVIQDDDNLEDLDEANPFSFKEFLKTKNLGLSKEETTNTRIYTKESTRHTLGLENNSPTSKTVGYGLEYEEPFFQDPTGAGDLLDEDEDDDWSGTYRPSAMEQTHASRVTTSPSPRSTYISFFSNPPELSGIESLAPWTLNDSDSCVSPTSQVNNTNKEFSVRGEYLGDRHFRSLQISYEALKEENTKLRRKINEIQNFSESQTEMVRTLERKLEAKMMKEESDYHDLESVVQQVEQNLELMTKRAVKAENQVTKLKQEINMLQAQLTNYKRDNEALRSGQCANLTVVKQNTDVALQNLRVVMNNAHSSIKQLLSGAETLNLVAEILKSIDRISEIKEEEP; encoded by the exons atGATAATCTTGAAGATCTAGATGAGgcaaatccattttcttttaaagaatttctaaaaACCAAGAACCTTGGCCTGTCCAAAGAAGAGACAACCAATACTAGAATTTACACTAAG gAATCCACAAGACATACATTAGGACTTGAAAATAATTCCCCAACTTCTAAAACTGTAGGATATGGTTTAGAATATGAGGAACCTTTTTTCCAAGATCCAACTGGTGCTGGAGATTTGTtggatgaagatgaagatgatgattgGAGTGGGACTTATCGGCCCTCTGCCATGGAACAAACTCATGCTTCCAGAGTTACTACTAGCCCATCACCACGTAGtacatatatttcctttttttccaaccCACCTGAACTGTCAGGCATTGAGTCTCTTGCTCCATGGACTTTAAATGATAGTGACTCATGTGTTTCTCCTACATCTCAAGTGAACAACACAAACAAAGAATTTTCTGTTCGTGGAGAATACTTGGGAGATAGGCATTTTCGATCGCTGCAAATAAGCTATGAAGCA cttaaagaagaaaacactaaactaagaagaaaaattaatgagaTTCAGAACTTTTCTGAATCTCAGACAGAaat GGTAAGAACACTTGAGCGAAAATTGGAAGCAAAAATGATGAAAGAGGAAAGCGACTATCATGATCTTGAATCGGTGGTACAACAAGTGGAACAGAATCTTGAATTGAtgact AAGCGGGCTGTGAAGGCAGAAAATCAAGTTACAAAACTGAAGCAGGAAATAAATATGCTTCAG GCTCAGCTTACTAATTATAAGAGAGACAATGAAGCCCTTCGATCTGGTCAATGTGCCAATTTGACAGTAGTTAAACAAAACACAGATGTTGCTTTGCAAAATCTCCGAGTTGTCATGAACAATGCACATAGTTCAATAAA GCAGTTGCTTTCTGGAGCTGAAACATTGAATCTTGTTGCTGAAATCCTTAAATCCATAgacagaatttctgaaattaaaGAAGAAGAGCCTTGA